In Etheostoma cragini isolate CJK2018 chromosome 19, CSU_Ecrag_1.0, whole genome shotgun sequence, the genomic window GGGTCAATccgtgtttcccaaagcccaagatgacgtcctcagttgttttgtttttgtccacaacccaaaagatattcactttactgtcacagaggagagaagaaactagtcacatttaacaagctggaattgGAGAATATTGACTCAcactgattaatcaattattaacaTAGTCAGCTATACACAATAGTAATATATCTTACCGACACTTGCTGTCCAGAGAGGTGTTAATGGCTGCATTCACACAGGAGAATGAGACGTGATTCATCTCATTCATCATCATAGACCTCAAATCTGAATCCCAGCATTAAACTATGTGCTCTGCTGTTGATCAAACCTCTCTCAAACTTCTGGAAGTCCCCTTTATGTCACATAAACATTCAGTGTGCTGGGTAAtgaaaattataatatatatatatatatacacacacacacacacacacacatatacatgcacgcacgcacacttcACCTCCACACACTCTGAGTCTCCTTGAAAGAGACCATAAGAGGATCTGAGAGACAGCGGCTTCTGAACATGGTTCCCTTATAAGGACAAGCCGGACCAGGTTTACTTCCACTGGTTTAATGGGACTTACagaagaacacaagtccattaTCAGCTGAGGCTACAAGGAATGGAATCACAGTATCTTCAAATAAcctcattttataaataaacatctCTCCTCCCACAGACCATGCTTGCAAGTCTCTCTTAAATCTCAGCAGATATAGGATCTATTTCCTACGTTAGGGAAGTTGATAAATTCTTTTACTTCTCGGGCTAAAAGTGGGACCAAACCTGCATCACTCTGAGAATGTAGGACCAATTTCCCACCCTGAAAAGCTTAATAACTAAGGGCCTAGATCTGTTTTGAACTTAACTTATCCATATTTTATGTAAAAGGGTGCGTTTGGCAGTTTTTAACTGGCGCATACAAAATATTGCAAGTGGCTTGGGCTTTGAGTAGCCcataaatccataaaataaaataaaaatcaggcCAATCCTAAAGTTCAAGCTCTGGTTCACTGTCTATTATCAATTAAAGCCGAAATTATTAGCATATTAGTTGACCGACAAAAAATCTGTAACTATTTTGACAGTATttttagcatcataaaacataatttaaagtcGTCTTTCTaattttccaaccatcacaactcttaCAGTTAACTGATTTAcatatgaaaatatgttggctctatacacactaaacaAATTAGTAACCTcaaagctgtttctggttaaacagaaaagtctcaaagaggttttaaaaaggtctatctctgtagagatcctttccataatcttgacatttattttgccaCTCTGAGCATGTCAGTGGCACAATAAAGCCCTTTCAGTGGACCGAATGGACGATACACATTTGCCCCAAAGGGTAACATTGCAGCCCGGTCTACAGCTGGTTACAAAGATGGTTGTTCCCATccgtcacttacacacaaaaacataggaaaatagcatccatattgtaaaaaaatgtttaatgtaaacCTAAATGAACTAAAAACCAAAGTGcagcaaataaaatgtttttattgtagtcACAtagtggaggaagaagaagcaaTACTATCGTGTAAAAACACTTCATTACAATTggcatacagtgtgtgtgtgtgtgtgtgtgtgtgtgtgtgtgtgtgtgtgtgtgttgacccaCCTGTGTCGGGCACGTCTGTGGGTCTCATAATGCGTCTGATCTGCTCCATAGACTGCAGGTCGGGAGAGAGACCTGTGGACAACACGACGACACAAAACCATCACTGTGTAAATTCCCACCTGTGTCTGGGTAACACACATCAGTTCTAGTGTGTGCTTCGACCCATTTACTTCAAGTCAGATTAGTCAATCAAAAATACCGAAAGcttatacatataaaaaaaaaggttcctgAACTTTATCTGTCATACTCCAAATCACACGTTAAAGATGACAAATAGGCCTTGACAGACAGCTCTACAGGAAGCCCCGAGGACCGATATCAAAACACTCATGTCTGAATAAAGTGTTCCCGGTACTAACTACCAGGATGTGATTCTCCAGGGGAGATGCGTGGGAAtttcccctttcctgtctacagaTCCCcgcctctgctgaattatttttatcccCGATGGAGACGAAATGTATTCCTCCCCCCCTGAAATTGATCAATGCAATTTCAGCAATAGACCATATTATATAcctaaaatagaaatattttaaagtaaagcGCTGTAACGTGAACAATCTATAGTGCCATAGAACAATAAAATCcgagcagcagttgctggttgtatttagcaCCTATAGCGCTGCGAGATGCCGGCTACCAGCGGCGGTTGTCTAGCCGCCaacaggtgactgtgagccggctaCAGGCCCCGCTTGATGACAGGGGTCCTTTCAGGGGCCGAGCTAgtggagtttagccagaaaagATGAGCGTCCGATACATGGGTAATGATCACCCGTTTGTTAACATGAATACCTCCGTGACAGCAGAAGATCTTCTCGTCCACTATGGCAGCGATGGGCAGGCAATTGAAGCAGTCGGTGAACGTCTTCCACAGCTTGATGTTGAATCTGCGTTTACCTGCAACCCCAACAAGATAGTGAGTCAGGAGGCCTCATGGCAAAGATACCGAAAATGAATCACTCCGCTTCCGTATCACTTCAGGAGAGCAGGGTGCACTCACACTCATCGTAGAAGCCGTAGATGCGGTTGATGGAGGCACACTCGTGGTTGCCCCGGAGCAGGAAGAAGTTCTCGGGGTATTTGATCTTGTACGCCAGCAGCAGGCAGATTGTCTCCAGGGACTGCTTCCCTCTGTCCACGTAGTCGCCCAAGAACAGGTAGTTGGCCTCTGGAGGGAAGCCGCCATACTCAAAGAGCCTCAACAGGTCTGTGTACTGTCCGTGGATATCGCctggaggacagagagggggcAGGAGATTATTAAAAAGACATCCAACAGTTTGGGAGAACAAGGCTAAGCGAGAGGTTACTCACCACAGATTTTGAGCGGAGCTTCCAGCTCCAGAAGGATCGGCTGACTGAGGAAGATCTCCCGGGACTTGATGCAGAGGCCGCGCACCTCAGCCTCGGTCATCTGGACAATCTTCCCTGGA contains:
- the LOC117934824 gene encoding serine/threonine-protein phosphatase PP1-beta catalytic subunit, yielding MAEGELDVDSLISRLLEVRGCRPGKIVQMTEAEVRGLCIKSREIFLSQPILLELEAPLKICGDIHGQYTDLLRLFEYGGFPPEANYLFLGDYVDRGKQSLETICLLLAYKIKYPENFFLLRGNHECASINRIYGFYDECKRRFNIKLWKTFTDCFNCLPIAAIVDEKIFCCHGGLSPDLQSMEQIRRIMRPTDVPDTGLLCDLLWSDPDKDVQGWGENDRGVSFTFGADVVSKFLNRHDLDLICRAHQVVEDGYEFFAKRQLVTLFSAPNYCGEFDNAGGMMSVDETLMCSFQILKPSEKKAKYQYGGMNSGRPITPPRTAQPPKKR